The Alteripontixanthobacter sp. genome has a window encoding:
- a CDS encoding GIY-YIG nuclease family protein has product MRFDFQPAVYIMANHKGGTIYCGVTSNPMQRAAQHREGQIDGFTKKYGCKRLVWFELHSTTEYAITREKQIKAGSRKRKIALIEAENPDWRDLYFEIAT; this is encoded by the coding sequence ATGCGCTTCGATTTTCAGCCTGCTGTCTATATTATGGCAAATCATAAGGGCGGCACGATCTACTGCGGTGTGACATCAAATCCGATGCAACGCGCCGCGCAGCATCGCGAAGGTCAGATCGACGGGTTTACGAAGAAGTACGGTTGCAAACGCCTCGTCTGGTTCGAACTGCACTCGACGACGGAGTATGCGATCACGCGTGAGAAGCAGATCAAGGCGGGATCGCGGAAGAGGAAGATCGCACTGATAGAAGCAGAAAACCCAGACTGGCGCGATCTGTATTTCGAAATTGCGACTTGA
- a CDS encoding HNH endonuclease — protein MFKADLIERTAQFRKREDDPTRSLQSCPSLVLNADYTPLSYYPLSLWPWQTAIKAVFLDRVDIVASYEREVHSPSFDMPVPSVIALRQYVKTSEFPAFTRFNLFLRDRFQCQYCGAAGGSGGTHLTFDHVVPRRLGGKTTWENILTACGPCNMKKGGRTPKQAQMHVMMDPIRPTSWQLQQRGRAFPPNYLHETWRDWLYWDVELEA, from the coding sequence ATGTTCAAAGCCGATCTGATCGAACGGACGGCCCAGTTTCGCAAACGCGAAGACGATCCAACGCGCAGCTTGCAGAGCTGCCCGTCGCTGGTGCTCAACGCCGATTACACGCCGTTATCCTATTACCCGCTCAGCCTGTGGCCGTGGCAGACCGCAATCAAGGCGGTGTTCCTCGACCGGGTGGATATCGTGGCGAGTTACGAGCGCGAAGTGCACTCGCCTTCGTTCGATATGCCGGTGCCCAGCGTGATTGCGCTGCGGCAATATGTGAAAACCAGCGAGTTTCCCGCCTTCACCCGTTTCAACCTGTTCCTGCGCGATCGTTTCCAGTGCCAATATTGCGGCGCGGCCGGGGGATCGGGGGGTACCCACCTCACCTTCGACCACGTGGTGCCGCGCCGTCTCGGCGGCAAGACGACTTGGGAAAACATCCTCACTGCCTGCGGCCCCTGCAATATGAAGAAAGGCGGCCGCACACCCAAGCAAGCACAGATGCACGTGATGATGGACCCGATCCGGCCGACCAGCTGGCAGCTGCAGCAACGTGGGCGAGCTTTCCCGCCGAATTATCTGCACGAGACGTGGCGGGACTGGCTGTATTGGGATGTGGAGCTGGAGGCTTGA
- the gluQRS gene encoding tRNA glutamyl-Q(34) synthetase GluQRS — MPATRNITRFAPSPNGPLHLGHAYSAIVSHDLARQTNGEFLLRIEDIDGPRSKPALAGEFRADLAWLGLEWRETPAQSARLDSYRAAAEVLKARGLLYPCVCTRKDIAAAQERAGITDGHYPGTCRDNRSGGAGPAAWRIDIALAALQVGPLSWVDELAGEQWVDPAALDDAVLLRKDAPASYHLAATLDDAADGVTLVTRGRDLLDSTPYHRILQALLGLPVPIWHHHRLLLDETGEKLAKRRGSGMRGRGLADRRKAGEDGLQVAEMLRAGNLPAGISLSTT, encoded by the coding sequence ATGCCTGCCACTCGCAACATCACGCGTTTCGCCCCCAGCCCCAATGGGCCGCTCCATCTTGGCCATGCTTACTCGGCCATCGTATCGCACGATCTTGCCCGGCAGACGAACGGCGAATTCCTGCTGCGGATCGAGGATATCGACGGGCCGCGCAGCAAGCCCGCACTGGCCGGCGAATTTCGGGCGGATCTTGCCTGGCTAGGACTGGAGTGGCGCGAAACTCCGGCGCAATCGGCCCGGCTGGACAGCTACCGCGCAGCGGCAGAGGTTTTGAAGGCGCGCGGCCTGCTCTATCCGTGTGTCTGTACGCGCAAGGATATCGCTGCGGCGCAGGAGCGGGCCGGGATCACCGATGGCCACTATCCGGGTACTTGCCGGGATAACCGGTCCGGCGGCGCTGGGCCGGCGGCATGGCGGATCGATATTGCCTTGGCAGCGCTGCAGGTGGGCCCGCTGAGCTGGGTGGATGAACTTGCAGGTGAGCAGTGGGTCGATCCCGCCGCGCTCGACGATGCAGTGTTGCTGCGCAAGGATGCGCCCGCCAGCTATCACCTCGCCGCTACGCTGGACGATGCGGCTGATGGGGTAACGCTGGTCACCCGGGGGCGGGACCTGCTGGATTCCACGCCCTATCACCGGATATTGCAAGCGCTGCTCGGCCTCCCAGTACCGATCTGGCATCACCACCGGTTGCTGCTCGACGAAACCGGCGAAAAGCTTGCCAAGCGGCGAGGTTCGGGGATGCGGGGCCGGGGGTTGGCCGATCGGCGCAAGGCGGGCGAGGACGGCTTGCAGGTGGCGGAAATGCTGCGCGCCGGGAACCTACCGGCTGGCATATCGCTTTCCACTACCTAG